The nucleotide sequence CTCGTCCCCGGCGGTCGGTTCCGCCAAGCGCCACCAGGCGGAGCAGGAACAGCTGGTCCGCGAGGTGTTCGAGGCGTAGCCTCCCCACCCCGCACCGCACAAGGGCCCGCCCCCGGGAGTTCTCCGGGGGCGGGCCCTTAGTCTGTCCGCGGTCACGCGTCCCCGACGGTTCGGCCGATCATGTCGGCTGTGGCTCGAAGTCCCAGGTCGGGCGGCTGCGGGTGCGAGCCAGGAGTGTATCGGGGTGCTGCGGGCCGAGAGTGGCGGCCAGCGCGGCCAGGGTGTGCGTCTCTGTCTTGTCGGCGTCCGTCCGCTGCCCGGTAGCACGAAGATCGGCGGCCAGCGCGACCTGGGCGGCGAGGGTCAGCGGATGGCTGTCGCCGAGTCGTGCGACGGCACCTCTCACCGTGGCGCCGCTGAGCGCCAGGGCCCCGTCGTGGTCGCCGACCGCACTGAGCAGAGCCGAGGTGTTCAGAGCACAGCCCAGAGCCCAGGGGTGGTCCTCCCGTACGGCCCGGATCATGACCCTCAGTGACTCCTCGGACGCCGCCAGGGCCTGTTCCCGTTCGCCGACCCGTCGCAGGACCAGGGCATGGTTGGCACGGGCTCCGGCTGTGTAGGGGTGTTCGTCGGTCAGCGACGTCGCATAGCGCGAGAGAACCGTCTCGCTCAACTCGCGCCCCAGGTCCACGTCGCCGTGCTCGCGGGCGAAGCAGCTCTGCGCCGAGGCGAAGATCAGAGTCAGCGGGTGGCTCTCGCTCAACACGCGCTCACCACGTTCCAGCACCCCGGCCAAGATGCGGCCCGCCTCCTGCCGGTCACCTCCCCGGTACAGGCACAGGGCGAGGTTGTACTCGGCCTGCAGGGTCTGCGGGTTGGCGTGGCCCATCACGATGCGGCACTCCCGCAGGTTCCGGGTCTGGACCGACTCGGCTTCCGGGTACCGGCCGAGCAACCGCAGCCCGACGGCGACGGAGAGTTCCGAGTACAGGGTCCAGGGATGCCGGGCCCGTAGCAGGTCGCGTCGCGCCTCCATGGTGCGCCGGTCGACCTCGAGCGATTCCTCGTACCTGCCCAGGAGGCGCATGGAGACAGCGAGGTTGTTCTGGGCCGCCAGGGTCCTGGCGTCCTGGTCCCCGACGACTTCGCGGCAGGTGTCGAGGACCTGGACCGACAGATGCATGGCCTCGTCGTAGGCGGCGAGCCCCCTGAGATCGGCGGCCAGACCGCCGAGTGCGCGCAGGTACTCCAGGTCGCGCTCGCCTCGCTGTTCCCGCAGGTGCACGACGGCCTCTCGTTCGATCTCGGCCGTGCGCCGGTAGTCACCGGCCGCGCGCAACAGGTTGCCGTAGTGGTAGATCAGCTCCCACAGACGTGGATGGTTCTCGCCCAGCAAGGTCCGCCACGCGGTCAGAGCACGCTCGCCGAACCTAATGCCCGAGGCGTACTCGCCCGAGAAGTACAGGTAGCGCAGGCAGTTGAAGACCAAGCGCTGTACGTCCTGGTCGTCGGTTCTGAGGACGTCGGCGTATTTCAGGTGGGGGACGATCTCCGCGTAACCCGGCCACAGATCGGTATCGGTGGGACGGCCCGGGTCGGCGGCAGCCAGTGCGGTCCGGACGACTTCCCTGAGCTGCTGCCGTACGTCGAACGGGATGCCCTGGTGGACGATCTGATGGACCATGCGGTGCAGGTAGAAGGTCTCACCCGGCGAGTCGGCGTCGCGCGCCTCGAGGCGGATCACGGAGTACCGTCGTAGTTGGCTGATGGCCCTGTTCCACAGGACCTGATCCGTCAGCAGGGGCTCAACGGTCGGTGGAAGTCCGCTGGTCGGCATCTGTTTCAGCAGGTGGGCGGGGATGAATCCAGGAGCGAAGAAGGTGCACAGGCGCAGCAGCTCAACCGCTTCGGGAACACTCTGGGCCAGTCTCTCCAGCAAGATCCACCAGGCTGTCTGGAAGGCCAGGGGGAAGTCCGCCGACACCTTCACCACAGCGCTGTTCACACCGTCCTCCAGCAGGGCTATGTAGTCCCTCACCGAGAGGTCCGAGTCGTCCAGCCATGCCGCTGTCTGGTCCAGCAGCAGTGGCAGATCCTCCAAGGCGTCCGCCAGCTGATCGGCTTCGGCACGCGTCAGCCGCTGGGCGCGGCGCCGGATGAAGGCGACCGACTCGTCCCGGGTGTATACCGGCACCTCGAGCAACCTGCTGTTGTGCTGCCCCCATTCGAGGTTGCGTGAGGTGATGATCACGTGTCCCGGCCCCGTCGGCACCAGGTCCCCTACGGCTTCCGGCTCGTCGGCGCCGTCGAGGACCAGCAGCCAACGGGCGAACGGGTCGCCCCGGCGCAGGGAGTCGCGCACCGCGCGCAACCGCTCCCCGTATTCGTGGCCCGTCGGCAACCCGAGCTTCGGCGCCAGCTCCGCCATCGCCCGCCGGTAGGTGGCGCGCGTCTGGGCATTGACCCACCACACGACGTCGTACTCGGTGCCGAACCGGTAGACGTACTCCGTGGCCATCTGCGTCTTGCCCATCCCCGACATTCCATGGAACGTCACCACGCCCGCACCTGGCGCCGCGCCCTGCAACAGGTCGTACGCCTGGTTCAGAAGCACCTCACGACCGGTGAAGCGTGTGTTGCGACGTGGCACTCCTCCCCACACCTCCGGCAGCACGGCCGGGTACCGCGGCGCTCTGGCCCGCTCTTCCCGGGGGTCCGGCAGAGGCTCGCGTGCCAGGCCGAGGCGGGTCAGCAGCAGGCGTTCGGCTTCCTCCTCGCCCTTTTCCGCCAGGACGACCGGCGCGAGGATCTCCGTGTCCACGGGAAGCGGCGCGGCGGTCACCGAGACCGCGGCGAAGCGGGACGGATTCCGGCCCACCACCTCTCGCAGAGCCGCGATCCACTCATCACGCGCGCGGGAACCGAGGAGGAGGTAGCCCTCGCTGAGCACCAGAAGGACCGTGCCGGGGGCCAGCAGGAGGTCGCGCAGCACCTCCGCCAGCGGCACGGCCACCGGAGCGTCCCAGCGCAGGAGCACCACGCGCAGCCCACGCCGCTCCAGCCGGTCCGAGATCCAGTTCGCCCAGGCCCGGTTGAAGCCAGCGTAGTGAACGGTGAGGGTCTGCCGGCGTGTATCCGCTCCGAGGCGGTCCGGCGGCGGCAGCGGCCGGGCGCCGCGAGGTGATCCGACGGTGTGCGGCTGGCCCTCGACTCGCTCCAGGGATGACTGGCCCCGAGCCGAGGGTTCGAACGTCGGCGTCGACAGCCGTTCCGTCTGTCCTGCCGGCTCTTCCTGCCCTGCTTCGCGAGCGCCACCAGCCGGGTGTTCTCGGGGCAGGATCCGCGACCGCAGTTC is from Streptomyces asoensis and encodes:
- the fxsT gene encoding FxSxx-COOH system tetratricopeptide repeat protein: MVSNAGRHREQSLRVDPVVAWPRTAEAGCAYLVTVDLRGPLPSADGTSDGWPHSAEEFTFSVSLEGAPSFVCDAVDEPSVVLHRFGGTYGPACFQVTAVQATGSASLWLTISNQWGVPVRKAELRSRILPREHPAGGAREAGQEEPAGQTERLSTPTFEPSARGQSSLERVEGQPHTVGSPRGARPLPPPDRLGADTRRQTLTVHYAGFNRAWANWISDRLERRGLRVVLLRWDAPVAVPLAEVLRDLLLAPGTVLLVLSEGYLLLGSRARDEWIAALREVVGRNPSRFAAVSVTAAPLPVDTEILAPVVLAEKGEEEAERLLLTRLGLAREPLPDPREERARAPRYPAVLPEVWGGVPRRNTRFTGREVLLNQAYDLLQGAAPGAGVVTFHGMSGMGKTQMATEYVYRFGTEYDVVWWVNAQTRATYRRAMAELAPKLGLPTGHEYGERLRAVRDSLRRGDPFARWLLVLDGADEPEAVGDLVPTGPGHVIITSRNLEWGQHNSRLLEVPVYTRDESVAFIRRRAQRLTRAEADQLADALEDLPLLLDQTAAWLDDSDLSVRDYIALLEDGVNSAVVKVSADFPLAFQTAWWILLERLAQSVPEAVELLRLCTFFAPGFIPAHLLKQMPTSGLPPTVEPLLTDQVLWNRAISQLRRYSVIRLEARDADSPGETFYLHRMVHQIVHQGIPFDVRQQLREVVRTALAAADPGRPTDTDLWPGYAEIVPHLKYADVLRTDDQDVQRLVFNCLRYLYFSGEYASGIRFGERALTAWRTLLGENHPRLWELIYHYGNLLRAAGDYRRTAEIEREAVVHLREQRGERDLEYLRALGGLAADLRGLAAYDEAMHLSVQVLDTCREVVGDQDARTLAAQNNLAVSMRLLGRYEESLEVDRRTMEARRDLLRARHPWTLYSELSVAVGLRLLGRYPEAESVQTRNLRECRIVMGHANPQTLQAEYNLALCLYRGGDRQEAGRILAGVLERGERVLSESHPLTLIFASAQSCFAREHGDVDLGRELSETVLSRYATSLTDEHPYTAGARANHALVLRRVGEREQALAASEESLRVMIRAVREDHPWALGCALNTSALLSAVGDHDGALALSGATVRGAVARLGDSHPLTLAAQVALAADLRATGQRTDADKTETHTLAALAATLGPQHPDTLLARTRSRPTWDFEPQPT